A part of Helicoverpa zea isolate HzStark_Cry1AcR chromosome 17, ilHelZeax1.1, whole genome shotgun sequence genomic DNA contains:
- the LOC124638518 gene encoding axoneme-associated protein mst101(2)-like, producing the protein MIPGTPGRTRPWQSSYSFYYDKKNPQCPPPSPKVEVEEKEPDDPNVVDCTCPDPCPDTSGCSDAPRPQVKNGSSCEGKSKPKNDPCNRKISTFVVPLNFYRRFSSKCPPKKGSGSPSKSSCGSKKTKKSKCGSKGGRSTKRKCVPRGKIKSKCKTKRASSKSKCGPKRSASKSKCGAKRSRSKSKCKPKRSRSKSKCKPKRSASKSKCKPKRSASKSKCGAKRSRSKSKCKPKRSRSKSKCGAKRSRSKSKCKSKGTRSSKRKCVPRGKIKSKCKPKRSSSKSKCKPKRSSSKSKCKPKGSSSKSKCKKKCAGSSKSKCPSKCKSKGGSSGSSKAHILQQQQVLIILADTSSISLFWKTTLSSFYDTQSLYTLLTPKLNEDAKGFNKKAITCSYTLNVKTACEEVFKPKTSLFHRKKCNLVTPLNFYRHFSSKCSPKKGKGSGDSSKDSGGSSKGGKGMGCPAKIPQVKCGSKGSGGSSKDSGGSSKGERKGGKGIGCPAKIPQVKCGPEGSRKYSKVCGRSSKGSGRSSKGGKKGMGCPAKMPQVKCGSKGGKKGGKGSICPPQKKVKDCPPKGKGKRRGKGSICPPQKKIKDCPPRGKGKSRGKGSVCGAQKKVKDCPPKGKGKKGGGRSTVCPKPKKVKGCLPKGKKGKGCIKQKIVNCPPKKTGSSSRPVCGAVARKKGKGGGSGDCRALLKPIHPKPKEDAKKSKCPPKGMPSPPKCK; encoded by the exons ATCCTTGTCCGGACACTAGTGGCTGTTCAGACGCTCCGCGGCCGCAGGTGAAAAATGGATCTTCTTGCGAAGGGAAGTCTAAACCTAAAAATGACCCGTGTAATAGGAAAATAAGCACTTTTGTTGTACCCTTGAACTTTTATAGACGTTTCTCCTCTAAATGCCCCCCCAAGAAAGGTTCCGGCTCTCCGTCAAAGTCAAGCTGCGGCTCGAAGAAGACTAAGAAATCTAAATGCGGCTCAAAAGGAGGTCGTTCTACGAAACGTAAATGCGTTCCGAGAGGGAAAATCAAATCTAAATGCAAGACGAAACGGGCTTCTTCGAAATCTAAATGCGGACCTAAACGGTCTGCTTCGAAATCTAAATGCGGAGCTAAACGTTCTCGTTCGAAATCTAAATGCAAACCGAAACGTTCTCGTTCGAAATCCAAATGCAAACCGAAACGGTCTGCTTCGAAATCTAAATGCAAACCGAAACGGTCTGCTTCAAAATCCAAATGCGGAGCTAAACGTTCTCGTTCGAAATCCAAATGCAAACCAAAACGTTCTCGTTCGAAATCCAAATGCGGAGCTAAACGTTCTCGTTCTAAATCTAAATGCAAATCTAAAGGGACTCGTTCTTCGAAACGCAAATGCGTTCCGAGAGGGAAAATCAAATCTAAATGCAAACCTAAACGGTCTTCTTCGAAGTCAAAATGCAAACCGAAGCGTTCTTCTTCGAAATCTAAATGCAAACCGAAGGGTTCTTCTTCGAAATCTAAATGCAAAAAGAAGTGTGCTGGTTCTTCGAAATCTAAATGCCCTTCGAAGTGCAAGTCTAAAGGAGGAAGTAGTGGCTCTTCTAAGG CACACATACTGCAGCAGCAACAA GTACTCATCATTTTGGCCGACACCTCGAGTATTAGCCTTTTTTGGAAGACTACCCTCAGCTCCTTTTATGACACACAGAGCCTATACACACTCCTGACCCCTAAATTAAACGAAGATGCGAAGGGGTTCAATAAGAAGGCCATCACCTGTTCTTACACTCTGAATGTTAAAACTGCTTGCGAAGAGGTGTTCAAGCCAAAAACTAGCCTGTTTCATAGGAAAAAGTGCAATTTGGTTACACCCCTGAACTTTTATAGACATTTTTCCTCTAAATGCTCTCCTAAAAAAGGAAAAGGTTCCGGTGATTCTTCAAAAGATTCTGGTGGTTCTTCAAAAGGAGGAAAAGGTATGGGTTGTCCTGCTAAAATACCTCAGGTTAAATGTGGTTCAAAAGGATCCGGTGGTTCTTCAAAAGATTCTGGTGGTTCTTCAAAAGGAGAGAGAAAAGGAGGAAAAGGTATAGGTTGTCCTGCTAAAATACCTCAAGTTAAATGTGGTCCAGAAGGTTCCCGTAAATATTCAAAAGTTTGTGGTCGTTCTTCAAAAGGTTCCGGTCGTTCTTCAAAAGGAGGGAAAAAAGGGATGGGTTGTCCTGCTAAAATGCCTCAAGTTAAATGTGGCTCAAAAGGAGGGAAAAAAGGTGGCAAAGGTTCAATTTGTCCCCCtcaaaagaaagttaaagaTTGCCCACCAAAAGGTAAAGGGAAAAGGAGAGGCAAAGGTTCAATTTGTCCCcctcaaaagaaaattaaagatTGCCCTCCAAGAGGGAAAGGGAAAAGTAGAGGCAAAGGTTCAGTTTGTGGCGCTCAGAAGAAAGTAAAAGATTGTCCGCCAAAAGGGAAAGGGAAAAAGGGGGGTGGTAGAAGTACAGTTTGCCCTAAACCGAAGAAAGTTAAAGGTTGTCTCCCAAAAGGGAAAAAAGGTAAAGGTTGTATTAAACAGAAAATTGTAAATTGCCCACCAAAAAAGACAGGCAGTAGCAGCAGACCTGTGTGTGGAGCTGTAGCTAGGAAGAAAGGGAAGGGTGGTGGTTCTGGGGACTGTCGTGCACTTCTCAAGCCTATACATCCAAAGCCGAAGGAGGACGCGAAGAAGAGCAAGTGCCCACCAAAAGGCATGCCGTCGCCGCCCAAGTGTAAATAA